Sequence from the Nocardiopsis sp. YSL2 genome:
CTCGCGGTGACCGGCGCCGACGGCCTGGAGGAGGCCCGTCGGCAGCGCACCGCCGCCATCGCGGCCGCCGAGGAGCTGGGCGACCCGGAACTGACCGCGCGCGTCATCGGCGCCTACGACGTACCCGCGATCTGGACCCGTTCCGACGACCCCGCGCAGGCCGCCCGGGTGGTGGCCGCCGCCGAGCGTGCACTGCACGCCCTGCCCGCACACGGCCACGAGGCGGTCCGCGCCCGCCTGCTGGCCACCATCGCCCTGGAGTCGCGCGGCACCGGCTCCGCGCGCGCCCGCCACGCCGCCCGCGAGGCCGAGCGGATCGCCCGCCGCCTGGGCGACGCCGCCCTGCTGGCCTTCACGCTCAACGGTGTGTTCATGCAGAGCTTCGACCGCACCGGCCGGGCTCCCGAGCGCGACGCCGTCGGCGCGGAGCTGATCGAGCTGTCGACCCGGCACGGCCTGGCCGGATTCGAGGTCCTGGGCCACCTGATCCGCCTCCAGGCGCGCTCCGCACTGAACGACCCGCCCGGGGCCGACACCCACGCGGCACAGGTCGACCGCCTGGCCGCGCGGCACGAACGACCGCTGGCGGACGTGTTCACCCGGTGGTACCGGGCGATGCGCCTGGCCGGTGACGACCGGGTGCCCTACGACACGGCCGAGGCCGCCCTCCGGGAGGCCGCCGCGCACCTGGACGGCTCGGGCATGCCCGGCCTGGCCGCCGGTCTGCCGGCCCTGGCACTGCTATGCCTGCGCCAGCGGCACGGCCTGCCCGCGCCGACCGGCGAGTCCACCGACTGGGGCCCCTACGAGCCGTGGGCACGCCCCCTGGTACTGCTGGCCCAGGACCGCACCGCGGAGGCCGCCGCGGCGCTGCGCCGGGTCCCGGACCCGCCCGCGGACCTGCTGATGGAGGCACTGTGGTGCCTGACCGGCCGGGCGGCCCTCCTGCTCGGCGACCACACCGCGATGCGGCGCGCCCGTGACGCGCTCGCCCCGGCCTCGGCGGAACTGGCCGGAGCGGGCAGCGGCGTCCTCACCCTGGGACCGGTCGGCGACCACCTCGACGCACTCGGCGCCGCCCTGGACCGCCGCTGAACCGGGGCGGCGGCCCCGCCCGTCTCCCCGGCCGGTCGCGCCCGAGCGGCGCCCGCGGGCATGCGGAACCGGTCAGACCAGCCCCTGGGCGAGCATGGCGCCCGCCACCCGTTCGAAGCCCGCCACGTTCGCGCCCAGCACGTAGTCGCCGGGCGCCCCGTAGCGTTCGGCCGCCTCCTCGCAGCGGTCGTGGATGTCGGCCATCACCTCGGCCAGCTCCTGCTCGGTGTGCTCGAAGGACCACGAGGTGCGCCGCGCGTTCTGCCGCATCTCCAGCACGCTGGTGGCCACCCCGCCGGCGTTGGCCGCCTTGCCCGGGGCGAACAGCACCTTGGCCTCCCGCAGCACCCGCACGGCCTCGGGGGTGGTGGGCATGTTCGCACCCTCGGAGACCACCTTGACGCCGCCCTGGACCAGGGTCCGCGCCGCGTCGGCGTCCAGCTCGTTCTGCGTCGCCGAGGGCAGCGCGACGGTGCAGGGCACGTCCCACACGCTGCCGCCCTCCACGTAGCGCGCGCCCGGCCGCCGGTCGGCGTAGGCGCTGATCCGCTCCCGCTCCACCTCCTTGACCTGCCTGAGCAGGTCGAGGTCGATTCCGTGCTCGTCCACGACGTAGCCGGTGGAGTCGGAGCAGGCGACCACGGTCGCGCCGAGCTGGCGGGCCTTGTCCACCGAGTAGATCGCCACGTTGCCCGAGCCCGACACCACCACGCGCTGGCCGTCCAGGCTCCGGCCCACGCGCTCCAGCATCCGCTGGGTGAACAGCACGTTCCCGTACCCGGTGGCCTCGGTGCGCACCCGCGAGCCGCCCCAGTCCAGGCCCTTGCCGGTGATGACGCCGGCCTCCCACCGGTTGGACAGGCGCCGGTACTGCCCGAACAGGTAGCCGATCTCCCGGCCCCCGACACCGATGTCCCCGGCGGGCACGTCGGTGTGCTCGCCCAGGTGGCGGTGGAGCTCGGTCATGAAGGACTGGCAGAACCGCTCCACCTCGGCGTCCGAGCGCCCCTTGGGGTCGAAGTCGCTGCCGCCCTTGCCGCCGCCGATGCTCATCCCTGTCAGCGCGTTCTTGAAGATCTGCTCGAAGCCCAGGAACTTGACCACGCCGAGGTTGACGCTGGGGTGGAAGCGCAGACCGCCCTTGAAGGGGCCCAGCGCGCTGTTGAACTCCACCCGGAAGCCCCGGTTGACGTGCACACGGCCCTGGTCGTCACGCCAGGGGACACGGAAGACGATCTGGCGCTCGGGCTCGCACAGGCGCTCCAGGATCCGCTCGCGGGCGTACTCGGGGTGCCGGGACAGGGCCGGGGACAGGCTGTCCAGGACCTCCAGAACCGCCTGCTGGAACTCGGGCTCGTCCGGGTTGCGGCGTACCACGTGTTCGAAGGCCGAACGCACTCCCGGGTGGTGGTTGTCGAGAGCGGACTCGATGTCAGCGGACATACGTGAAGGGTCCCCTTTCGGAGCCGTCGTCCCGGCCGGGCGGGCCGCGACGAGGCCGTGCGGTGGCGTGCGGTCGTGTCCCCGGGGAGGGGACGAAGTATGTTTCGTCGACGTTACACGCCCAGGTCGCTCAGCCCTCGGCCGGATGCCCTCCACCCACGCGCCTTCCCGCTTCCCACCTACGCGGCGGTCCGCCGCAGCGCACCGGACACTCCCTGGACAGCTCCGCTCCAGCGGTGGGCGTGACGACGGCGCCGGACACCTGCCCCGGCGCTCAGTCCGCGTCCGCCGCCACGAGCCCGGGCTCCTTCCCACCACCCGGTGCGGGCCCTGACGGCACCGCCGTCTGGGTGATGAAGGCGCCCGCCACGATGACGACCGCTCCCACGATCTGCGCGGTGCCCAGCGCCTCGCCCAGCAGCACCCACGCCAGGACGATCGCGGTCACCACTTCCAGGTAGGCCACGCCCCCGGCGACCTGCGGCGAGAGCCGACGCACCGCGCTCACCCCGGCGAAGTAGGCCATCGCCGTGCACACCAGGGCCAGCCACAGCGCGATCACCCAGCCGGGCACCTGAGCCCCGCCGATCGGCAGCGGGTCGGCCAGCGTCACCCACGGGATCGTCCACGGCCGCGCGAGGACGGCGAGCAGCACCGCCGCCACCAGCGACCCGAGGGCGATCACGGCCAGCGGGTCCGCGTCCTCCCCCGCGGCGTCCGAGAGCAGGAAGAACCCCACCTGCGCCGCGGCCGCGCCCAGCGCGAGCCCCACGCCGACGGGGTCCAGGCTCATCCCCGCCCAGACCTCCAACAGCAGGCCGAGACCGAGCACCGCCAGGAACACGCCCACCGCGGCGGCCGGGGCCACCCGGGTGCGTCGCACGAGGCGGAACCACACCAGCAACAGCACGGGACCCAGGAACTCGATCAGCAGCGCGATGCCCACCGGGATCCGGTCCACGGCCGCGAAGTACAGGGCCTGGACACCGGCCATCGGGAACACCCCGTAGGCCACGACCAGCAGCGGCCGCCGCACCACGAGCCGCCAGTGCAGGAGCGCCAGCGGTGCCAGCAGCAGCGCGGCTCCGGCCAGGCGCAGCCAGGTGACCTGGAGCGGATCCATCCCGGCGTCCAGCAGGGGGCGGGCGGCCACCCCGGCCCCACCGAAGAACAGCGCTGCGGCCAGCGCGAACGCCAGTCCCGAGGCGCGGTGGCGCACGGGTTCCACGGACACGGCGACCTCCGGGGCTCCAGACGGGATGACCGGACCAGATCATACGGCGGGGCGGTACTCAGGTCTCCCGTCGGGCCAGCGCCACCAGGTAGCGGCACGTGTGCTCGCCGGCGTTGCGGTACACGCACGGGACCGGTGCGCCGATCTGCAGGCAGTCCCCCGGGCCGAGATCGTGCAGGTCGTCTCCCTCCTGGAAGGCCAGCCGGCCCTCCAGCACCCAGATCTGGTGGTGGAGGTGGCGGTAGGAGTCGGCCGGGTAGGAGACCTCCGCCCCCGGGGGGAGCTCGACCTCCACCAGCTCCAGCGCTCCGCCCGCGGTGGGGGTGACCGCCCGGCGCCGGTAGCCGGTCACAGGGTCGGTCCACACCGGCTGTTCCGAGCGGCGCGCCAGCCGCCGCTCCCCCTGCTCGGCCCTGGCCACCAGCTCCGACAGGCTCATGCCCAGCGCGGCGGACAGCCGTCCGAGCAGCTGCGCGGTCGGCTGCGTCTCGCCGCGCTCGACCTTGCTGATCATCGCCCGCGAGACCCCCGAGCGGTCGGCGAGGGCGGCGCCGGACAGGCCGCGCGATCTGCGCAGACCGCGCAGTGTGGTAGCCAGGGCCGAACCCAGTGCGTCACTCATACGTTGACTATAGTGCAAAAAACCATCCACTATGGTGGACGCATGGACACCACACTCCTCAAGGGCCACGTACGGGACGCCACCGCCGCGGACGCGCAGGCGTGCGCGGCGATCTACGCCCCCTACGTCACCGACACCTCGACCACCTTCGAGTACGAGCCGCCCACCGCCCAGGAGATGGCCCGGCGCATCGCCGACGCCCAACGCGAGCACGCCTGGCTGGTCCTTGAGGACCGGGGGCGGGTGGTGGGCTACGCCTACGGAGCACCCTTCCGCGCCCGCGCCGCCTACCGGTGGTCCTGCGAGGTCAGCGTCTACCTCGAACACGGCCGGCGCCGCACGGGCGCGGGCCGCGCCCTCTACGAGGTCCTGCTCCCCCGGTTGGCCGAGCGCGGGATGCACACCGCCCTGGCCGGCATGACGCTGCCCAACGACGCCAGCCAGGGGCTGCACCGGGCCCTGGGCTTCGAGCCCGTCGGCGTCCTGCGCGAGATCGGCCACAAGAGCGGCGCCTGGCACGACGTGGCGTGGGCCCAGCTCCGCCTGGACGCCCACGCCGACACCGCGTGAGCACACGGAGGGGCCCCGGCCACCGCACAGGCGACGGGCCCGGCGGGAGCGCTGTCAGCTCCCGCCGGGCCCGTCGCGTACGAAGGATCAGCCTCCCTGCGTGGCCGCCTCCACCTCTTCGGTGAACTGCTCAGCGGCCTCCTCGGGCGTCAGGTCACCGAAGCCCATCTCGTCGGAGACCCGCTTGATGATGTTGACGACCTCACCGGCGCCGATCGGCGGCGGCGGGTTGCCGTCCTCGATCGTGCCCTCGATGTCGGACAGGAACACCGCGCTGCGGGCGTCGGCCTCGGGCAGCTGGCTGACGATGTGCCCGCGCACGTCGATGTTGGCGGGCAGGCCGCGGTCGGCCAGGATCAACTCGGCCGCCTCGTTGCTGTTGACGAGGAAGTCCACGAACCGGGCCGCCTCCTCCGGGTGCTCGGACCCGGCGGAGATGGAGTAGAACATGGCCGGCTTGAAGTACATGCCGCTCCGGTCCTCGGTGCTCTCACCGGGGTAGCGCAGCAGCTCGATCTCGTGGCCGGAGGTCTCGGTCTGCTGGCCGAGCTGGTTGGTCCAGAAGTGCGCCATGGCACCGGAGTTGGTGGCCAGCACCGAGCCGTCCGGGCCCAGCGCCTCGATCTCCACGCTCTCGGACGCCGAGGGCTGGGCCTCGGCCTCCAGCAGGCGCTGGGTGATCGAGAACCACTCGGTCAGCGTCTCCTGCGAGTAGCCGAGCGTGCCGTCCTCGTTGTAGAGGGACTCGCCCTTCTGGCGGGCGAAGATCTGGAAGCCCGCCTCGTTGTAGGCCATGCTCTGGGTACCGACGACCTCCCCGTCGGTGGTCTCGGAGATCTCCGTGGCCAGGTCGACGTAGTCGTCCCAGCTCCAGGAGTCGTCGTCGGGCATCTCGACGCCCGCGGCCTCGAAGGCCTCGGTGTCGGCCATGATCGTGTACGCGTTCACGCCGGTGGCCACACCGTAGGTCTGGCCGTCCATGTCGCCGCTCTCGGCCACCAGCGGGTCGATCTTCGACAGGTCGAGCGAGTCCAACTGGCTCAGGTCGGCCAGGGCACCGCGGTCCCCGTACTCACGCAGGTACCGCTCCTCCTGCGTGATGATGTCGGGCGCGTCACCGGCCGCGGTGCTCGTGGCCAGGCGGTCCCAGTAGGAGGACCAGTCGGTGTAGTCGCCGACGATGCGGATGTCGGGGTTGGCGGCCTCGAACTCCTCGATGACCTGCTGTGTGACCGCGTGGCGGTCGTCCGCGCCCCACCAGGAGAAGCGCAGTTCGACCACGCCGTCCTCGGAGGAGGAACCGCCGCCGCAGGCGGTGGCGGCCAGGACCACGGCACCGACGCCGGCCGCGATCTTGAGCAGGGGGCGGCGCCGTAGGCGCCCGTCAGAGCTGAGGTCACGGGCCTGGGGGCGCCCGCTGCCAGGGTTTGCACGCATGGTCGTAATGTCCCTTCGACTATTTGATTCCGGTGGTGGCGATGCCCTTGACCAGGTACTTCTGTCCGGCGAGGAAGAAGCCGAACACAGGCCCCAGGGCGATCACCGACATGGCGAACAGCGGACCCCAGGACGTCTGGGAGCTGGAGTCCACGAAGGTGCGCAGCGCGACGGGCACGGTGTACATGTCCGGGCTGGTGAGGAAGATCAACTGGCTGAAGAAGTCGTTCCAGGTCCAGATGAAGGTGAAGATCGCGGTGGTGGCCAGGGCCGGCAGCGACAGCGGCAGGATGATCCGGAAGAAGATCCGCACGTGTCCGCAG
This genomic interval carries:
- a CDS encoding AfsR/SARP family transcriptional regulator, translated to MEVEFGVLGPVAAWDGQGEPVALKGPRHRAVLARLVLARRRVVPVDRLVADLWDDPPPGAVSAVRTFVAALRRALEPRREPRAPARLIVTEGPGYALRAGADTVDAWRFEREVADADALPAPARLEHLRRTLERWRGPAYADFAAEPWTRAERTRLTELRLHAVEQYGQARLDLGRAAEAVADLDAHTAEHPWREDAWRLLALALYRSGRQGDALAVLRRARTLLVEQLGVDPGPRLRRLEQDVLHHADHLSPDTAPEHVWARASAAFDRTVAAGSRARLESTVGLLRQLAVTGADGLEEARRQRTAAIAAAEELGDPELTARVIGAYDVPAIWTRSDDPAQAARVVAAAERALHALPAHGHEAVRARLLATIALESRGTGSARARHAAREAERIARRLGDAALLAFTLNGVFMQSFDRTGRAPERDAVGAELIELSTRHGLAGFEVLGHLIRLQARSALNDPPGADTHAAQVDRLAARHERPLADVFTRWYRAMRLAGDDRVPYDTAEAALREAAAHLDGSGMPGLAAGLPALALLCLRQRHGLPAPTGESTDWGPYEPWARPLVLLAQDRTAEAAAALRRVPDPPADLLMEALWCLTGRAALLLGDHTAMRRARDALAPASAELAGAGSGVLTLGPVGDHLDALGAALDRR
- the gdhA gene encoding NADP-specific glutamate dehydrogenase, with protein sequence MSADIESALDNHHPGVRSAFEHVVRRNPDEPEFQQAVLEVLDSLSPALSRHPEYARERILERLCEPERQIVFRVPWRDDQGRVHVNRGFRVEFNSALGPFKGGLRFHPSVNLGVVKFLGFEQIFKNALTGMSIGGGKGGSDFDPKGRSDAEVERFCQSFMTELHRHLGEHTDVPAGDIGVGGREIGYLFGQYRRLSNRWEAGVITGKGLDWGGSRVRTEATGYGNVLFTQRMLERVGRSLDGQRVVVSGSGNVAIYSVDKARQLGATVVACSDSTGYVVDEHGIDLDLLRQVKEVERERISAYADRRPGARYVEGGSVWDVPCTVALPSATQNELDADAARTLVQGGVKVVSEGANMPTTPEAVRVLREAKVLFAPGKAANAGGVATSVLEMRQNARRTSWSFEHTEQELAEVMADIHDRCEEAAERYGAPGDYVLGANVAGFERVAGAMLAQGLV
- a CDS encoding DMT family transporter, producing MSVEPVRHRASGLAFALAAALFFGGAGVAARPLLDAGMDPLQVTWLRLAGAALLLAPLALLHWRLVVRRPLLVVAYGVFPMAGVQALYFAAVDRIPVGIALLIEFLGPVLLLVWFRLVRRTRVAPAAAVGVFLAVLGLGLLLEVWAGMSLDPVGVGLALGAAAAQVGFFLLSDAAGEDADPLAVIALGSLVAAVLLAVLARPWTIPWVTLADPLPIGGAQVPGWVIALWLALVCTAMAYFAGVSAVRRLSPQVAGGVAYLEVVTAIVLAWVLLGEALGTAQIVGAVVIVAGAFITQTAVPSGPAPGGGKEPGLVAADAD
- a CDS encoding XRE family transcriptional regulator codes for the protein MSDALGSALATTLRGLRRSRGLSGAALADRSGVSRAMISKVERGETQPTAQLLGRLSAALGMSLSELVARAEQGERRLARRSEQPVWTDPVTGYRRRAVTPTAGGALELVEVELPPGAEVSYPADSYRHLHHQIWVLEGRLAFQEGDDLHDLGPGDCLQIGAPVPCVYRNAGEHTCRYLVALARRET
- a CDS encoding GNAT family N-acetyltransferase, whose translation is MDTTLLKGHVRDATAADAQACAAIYAPYVTDTSTTFEYEPPTAQEMARRIADAQREHAWLVLEDRGRVVGYAYGAPFRARAAYRWSCEVSVYLEHGRRRTGAGRALYEVLLPRLAERGMHTALAGMTLPNDASQGLHRALGFEPVGVLREIGHKSGAWHDVAWAQLRLDAHADTA
- a CDS encoding ABC transporter substrate-binding protein, producing MRANPGSGRPQARDLSSDGRLRRRPLLKIAAGVGAVVLAATACGGGSSSEDGVVELRFSWWGADDRHAVTQQVIEEFEAANPDIRIVGDYTDWSSYWDRLATSTAAGDAPDIITQEERYLREYGDRGALADLSQLDSLDLSKIDPLVAESGDMDGQTYGVATGVNAYTIMADTEAFEAAGVEMPDDDSWSWDDYVDLATEISETTDGEVVGTQSMAYNEAGFQIFARQKGESLYNEDGTLGYSQETLTEWFSITQRLLEAEAQPSASESVEIEALGPDGSVLATNSGAMAHFWTNQLGQQTETSGHEIELLRYPGESTEDRSGMYFKPAMFYSISAGSEHPEEAARFVDFLVNSNEAAELILADRGLPANIDVRGHIVSQLPEADARSAVFLSDIEGTIEDGNPPPPIGAGEVVNIIKRVSDEMGFGDLTPEEAAEQFTEEVEAATQGG